One genomic region from Neoarius graeffei isolate fNeoGra1 chromosome 4, fNeoGra1.pri, whole genome shotgun sequence encodes:
- the LOC132884606 gene encoding sodium- and chloride-dependent betaine transporter-like has protein sequence MEMNYDPEMQLKLACPESERAHTKGNIPERGQWSNKVEFLLAVAGQIVGLGNVWRFPYLYYKNGGGVFLIPYLFFLFVCGIPLFLMEISLGQYTSQGGITCWRKICPLFERLGYGTLVAVLYSSIYYILILAWAFFYLFSSFSAELPWATCNNFWNTAPQ, from the exons ATGGAGATGAATTATGATCCAGAGATGCAGTTAAAATTGGCTTGTCCAGAATCAGAAAGAGCTCATACAAAGGGCAACATTCCAGAGAGAGGCCAGTGGTCAAATAAAGTTGAATTTCTcctggctgtcgctgggcaaattGTCGGTTTAGGAAATGTGTGGAGGTTCCCATACTTATACTACAAGAATGGAGGAG GAGTATTTTTAATTCCATATTTGTTCTTCCTATTTGTCTGTGGCATTCCACTGTTCCTCATGGAGATATCATTGGGTCAGTATACCAGTCAGGGTGGCATCACCTGCTGGAGGAAAATCTGCCCCCTGTTTGAAC gaTTGGGCTATGGAACTCTGGTGGCTGTGTTGTACTCCAGCATCTACTACATCCTAATTTTGGCCTGGGCATTCTTCTATCTTTTTTCTTCCTTTAGTGCTGAATTACCATGGGCTACCTGCAACAATTTCTGGAATACCG ccccacaATAG